A genomic stretch from Methylophilus medardicus includes:
- the malQ gene encoding 4-alpha-glucanotransferase, translating into MTQARQAGVLLHITSLPSGSLGPDAYRFVDKLVEMGVSVWQTLPVNQPHGDHSPYQSVSAHAGHTGMISAEQLQHDGLCLPDEVELPLHALIAKVMSRVQSGGATSRTDGHGLTWPGFARFCQTQHYWLEDFALFQSLREQHAEQSWQQWPEAYRLHDVMALQAFTSTHQDKLSLIKFTQYVFFQQWVQLKIYANQRGIQLFGDIPIFVAYDSADVWAHPEWFKLDADLNMTVVAGVPPDYFSETGQRWGNPHYDWPVMQADGFAWWLGRIDTQAQLFDVLRIDHFRGLQAAWEIPSMEPTAINGSWQEAPGHALLQAMTDTFPQLRLVAEDLGIITPEVDALRHAFDLPGMKILQFAFGGDDDNPYLPDHIEPNSVAYTGTHDNDTTLGWYQAAPEHVRNHLQHYFTQHLQQDGVEMPTSLIQLTLHSNANLAVVPMQDILALDTQARMNTPGTTEGNWLWRMEWSQLTDEKRLAFRHLVEESGRVHG; encoded by the coding sequence ATGACTCAAGCACGACAAGCGGGTGTGTTGCTGCACATCACTTCATTACCCAGCGGCAGTCTTGGCCCCGATGCCTATCGTTTTGTGGATAAGCTGGTTGAGATGGGCGTCTCTGTTTGGCAAACATTGCCGGTGAATCAGCCGCATGGCGACCATTCCCCTTATCAAAGCGTATCGGCCCACGCAGGCCACACCGGCATGATCAGTGCTGAACAGTTGCAGCATGATGGTTTGTGTTTGCCGGACGAAGTCGAATTACCTTTACATGCGCTGATCGCCAAAGTCATGTCGCGTGTGCAGTCGGGTGGGGCGACGTCTCGCACCGATGGCCATGGGTTGACTTGGCCCGGGTTTGCACGTTTTTGTCAGACACAGCATTATTGGCTAGAAGACTTTGCCTTGTTTCAGAGTTTGCGTGAACAACACGCGGAGCAAAGTTGGCAGCAATGGCCTGAGGCTTATCGATTGCATGACGTGATGGCCTTGCAGGCCTTTACAAGCACACACCAAGATAAATTAAGCCTGATTAAATTTACGCAATATGTATTTTTTCAACAATGGGTACAACTGAAAATATACGCCAACCAGCGCGGCATTCAGTTGTTTGGTGACATCCCGATATTTGTGGCCTACGACAGCGCCGATGTTTGGGCGCACCCTGAGTGGTTCAAGCTGGATGCAGATCTCAATATGACGGTGGTGGCTGGCGTTCCGCCGGATTATTTTTCGGAGACAGGTCAGCGCTGGGGTAATCCGCATTATGACTGGCCTGTCATGCAAGCAGATGGGTTTGCTTGGTGGTTGGGCCGTATCGATACGCAAGCGCAACTGTTTGATGTATTACGTATTGATCATTTTCGCGGCTTGCAAGCGGCATGGGAGATACCGTCCATGGAACCCACCGCCATCAATGGCAGTTGGCAAGAGGCACCGGGCCATGCTTTGTTACAAGCGATGACTGACACCTTTCCGCAGCTACGTCTGGTGGCTGAAGATTTAGGTATTATCACGCCTGAAGTGGACGCACTGCGCCATGCGTTTGATTTGCCCGGCATGAAGATTTTGCAATTCGCGTTTGGTGGGGATGACGATAACCCATATCTGCCCGACCACATCGAGCCGAACAGTGTGGCCTACACTGGTACACATGATAACGATACTACGCTCGGTTGGTATCAAGCCGCGCCGGAGCATGTGCGCAACCATCTACAGCATTATTTCACGCAACATTTGCAACAGGACGGCGTGGAGATGCCTACATCTCTGATTCAACTGACACTTCACAGCAACGCAAATCTGGCGGTGGTCCCGATGCAAGACATCTTAGCACTCGACACGCAGGCACGCATGAATACCCCCGGGACGACGGAGGGAAATTGGTTGTGGCGAATGGAGTGGTCGCAATTAACTGATGAAAAGCGCTTAGCGTTCAGGCATCTGGTTGAAGAAAGTGGACGCGTGCATGGATAA
- a CDS encoding ROK family protein, translating to MDKPTPVHHLGLDVGGTNLRLGVFADLSLVEEIRFQANYSAICKQYPPAEAWQRILLATADAIRPLLIKYPDLQAIGIGFPGFIDPNTGILAQSPNLPGLQDVNLGQDLSALLGLKVRVENDANAAAYGEFYQLGQPTGGLLYVGLGTGVGAGLVVNGGVWVGHHGYALEAGHIIVVPEGRLCGCGNRGCVEQYASATGIIEAYLEQTGQRLTAHAIAQLAEAGDSHAQAVYADAGSKLAQMLASVLKVIDVENVLVGGGVVAAWPLMSAAFEQRLAHDLIPVLRGKIQLHITRSGDIAGMLGAALLASKV from the coding sequence ATGGATAAACCAACGCCGGTACATCATCTGGGCTTAGATGTTGGCGGTACTAACCTACGTTTAGGGGTGTTTGCGGATCTATCTCTGGTTGAAGAAATTCGTTTTCAAGCGAATTATTCGGCCATTTGCAAACAATATCCGCCAGCCGAGGCGTGGCAGCGTATTTTACTAGCGACCGCTGACGCCATTCGCCCGTTGTTGATCAAGTATCCTGATTTGCAAGCCATAGGCATAGGCTTTCCTGGGTTTATTGATCCCAACACTGGCATATTGGCGCAATCTCCCAACTTGCCCGGATTGCAAGACGTGAATCTGGGGCAAGATTTGTCAGCCTTGCTAGGCTTGAAGGTGCGGGTTGAAAATGATGCAAATGCGGCTGCGTACGGTGAGTTTTATCAATTAGGTCAGCCAACGGGCGGTCTACTTTATGTGGGATTAGGCACCGGAGTGGGGGCCGGACTGGTGGTTAACGGTGGTGTTTGGGTAGGGCATCATGGCTATGCGCTGGAGGCCGGACACATCATTGTCGTGCCGGAAGGCCGGTTGTGCGGGTGCGGTAATCGGGGCTGCGTTGAGCAATATGCATCAGCCACCGGCATCATTGAAGCCTATCTTGAGCAAACCGGTCAACGCCTCACTGCGCACGCAATTGCGCAGTTGGCCGAGGCGGGAGACTCGCATGCGCAAGCCGTATATGCCGATGCCGGCAGTAAATTGGCACAAATGCTGGCCAGCGTATTAAAAGTGATCGATGTAGAAAATGTCTTGGTCGGTGGTGGCGTGGTTGCTGCTTGGCCTTTAATGTCGGCCGCGTTTGAGCAGCGGCTCGCGCACGACCTGATCCCGGTGCTGCGCGGTAAAATTCAATTACATATCACCCGTTCGGGAGACATCGCAGGCATGCTCGGCGCAGCCCTATTGGCGTCTAAGGTTTAA
- the queG gene encoding tRNA epoxyqueuosine(34) reductase QueG — protein MSHQSHPTPIQWPDPAVAAQMSATIKDWARELGFGNIGITDTDLSAAEPDFLDWLAKQYHGDMDYMAKHGTKRSRPAELVPGTLRVISVNLNYLPEQVADGWQVLATPDKAYVARYAMGRDYHKVMRQKLQQLCTRITDTYGQFEYRVFADSAPVMEVALATKAGVGWRGKHTLLLNRQQGSWFFLGEIYTNLPLPIDAPTSAHCGSCSACIDICPTRAIVAPYELDARRCISYLTIEHKGSIPLELRPLIGNRIYGCDDCQLICPWNKFAVKTEESDFAVRNGLDSTALIDCFAWTEAEFQARMAGSAIYRIGYAQWLRNVAVGLGNAPSTPAVIHALQARQDDAHALVREHVAWALAKHLPSS, from the coding sequence ATGTCACATCAATCACATCCAACCCCTATTCAATGGCCTGATCCTGCCGTTGCCGCACAAATGTCGGCAACCATTAAGGACTGGGCACGAGAATTAGGTTTTGGCAATATCGGCATTACGGACACCGATTTATCTGCTGCTGAACCAGACTTTTTAGACTGGCTCGCCAAGCAATACCATGGCGATATGGATTATATGGCAAAACATGGCACCAAGCGAAGCCGTCCGGCAGAATTGGTGCCTGGAACACTACGCGTCATCTCCGTGAATTTAAATTATTTGCCAGAACAAGTGGCTGACGGCTGGCAAGTATTGGCGACACCGGATAAGGCATATGTTGCCCGATATGCGATGGGTCGTGATTATCACAAAGTCATGCGCCAAAAACTGCAACAGCTGTGCACGCGTATCACCGACACTTACGGACAGTTTGAATATCGCGTGTTTGCCGATAGTGCACCCGTCATGGAAGTCGCATTAGCAACCAAAGCCGGTGTGGGCTGGCGTGGCAAACATACACTGTTGTTAAATCGTCAACAAGGCTCGTGGTTTTTCTTGGGGGAGATTTATACCAATCTGCCCTTGCCGATAGATGCGCCCACCTCCGCCCATTGCGGCAGTTGTTCGGCTTGTATAGATATCTGCCCTACCCGCGCCATTGTCGCGCCTTATGAGCTGGATGCAAGGCGCTGCATCTCCTACCTCACCATTGAACACAAAGGCAGCATTCCGCTGGAATTACGGCCACTGATTGGCAACCGTATTTATGGCTGTGATGATTGCCAACTGATTTGCCCTTGGAATAAATTCGCGGTCAAGACAGAAGAAAGCGATTTTGCCGTTAGAAACGGCTTGGACAGCACTGCATTAATCGACTGCTTTGCCTGGACAGAAGCTGAGTTTCAAGCGCGCATGGCGGGCAGTGCTATTTATCGCATCGGCTATGCACAATGGTTGCGTAACGTGGCAGTTGGCCTAGGTAACGCACCAAGCACTCCTGCAGTCATCCATGCATTGCAAGCCCGTCAAGATGATGCCCATGCCTTGGTGAGAGAACACGTCGCTTGGGCATTGGCAAAACATCTGCCTAGCAGTTAA
- the tsaE gene encoding tRNA (adenosine(37)-N6)-threonylcarbamoyltransferase complex ATPase subunit type 1 TsaE: MTETYSTQILKDEAATIHTAEVLATQLKPGQVIYLHGDLGAGKTTLVRGILHALGHVGKVKSPTYTIVEPYALSLGVCYHFDLYRFQDPEEWEAAGFRDYFNPDSLCLVEWPARAESVLPRPDIEIQFEILPHGRVLQIISQHALALEGLCQ; encoded by the coding sequence ATGACAGAAACGTATTCTACACAGATTTTAAAAGACGAAGCAGCCACCATACATACAGCTGAGGTATTGGCAACGCAACTCAAACCGGGACAAGTGATTTATTTGCACGGTGACCTCGGTGCGGGCAAGACGACGCTGGTGCGCGGCATCCTGCATGCATTGGGCCACGTCGGCAAAGTCAAAAGCCCCACCTACACCATTGTAGAGCCGTATGCTCTGTCTTTAGGGGTGTGTTATCACTTTGATTTATATCGTTTTCAGGATCCTGAAGAGTGGGAAGCCGCTGGATTTCGCGATTACTTCAATCCCGATAGTTTATGTCTGGTCGAGTGGCCAGCACGCGCTGAGTCCGTGTTGCCGCGCCCCGATATTGAGATTCAATTTGAGATATTGCCGCACGGCCGTGTGCTGCAAATCATCAGTCAGCATGCGCTGGCCTTGGAAGGACTATGCCAGTAA
- a CDS encoding N-acetylmuramoyl-L-alanine amidase: MPKFLSVWLLTILVWMSVHAAQAAEVILANLQQHGSQVQLELLLDQQVKYRVFTLDNPFRVVIDMDGVAISPTLKALPPQLDAQHPYLSKIRIAPFSELTTRLVFDIKSDIKPLVTDMNAGSSQQRLAISIAPASATPEAEVASPVLTPSKHLQALPSSSPDEKPAEPTVAPSITEPVAVAPASDKPAERVVEKPKQAKAGQKIITIAVDAGHGGEDPGARGSNGSHEKNITLAIARKLKQQIDAEENMQAILIRDGDYFVPLGDRVKKARAAKVDLFISIHADSFVNSTAKGSSVFALSERGATSASARYLAKKENAVDLIGGVSLDTRDMDLARTLLDLSQTATIHDSIRMGKAVLGRISKINTLHSKYVEQAAFAVLKSPDIPSILVETAFISNPDEEARLNDDAYQDKLVNAILSGIKSYVATNPSFAKK; the protein is encoded by the coding sequence ATGCCTAAGTTTTTAAGTGTGTGGCTGTTAACGATATTGGTATGGATGAGTGTGCATGCCGCACAAGCGGCTGAAGTGATTCTGGCTAATTTGCAACAACACGGCAGCCAAGTGCAACTGGAGTTGCTGCTCGACCAGCAGGTGAAATATCGGGTATTCACGCTGGACAATCCATTTCGGGTAGTGATCGACATGGATGGCGTCGCCATTAGCCCGACCCTCAAAGCGTTGCCGCCACAGCTAGACGCCCAGCATCCTTATTTATCCAAAATCCGTATCGCCCCCTTTAGCGAGCTGACTACTCGACTGGTGTTCGACATCAAATCAGACATCAAGCCTTTGGTCACAGACATGAATGCAGGCAGCTCGCAGCAGCGCTTGGCGATTAGTATTGCGCCAGCCAGTGCGACCCCTGAGGCTGAAGTAGCCAGCCCGGTTTTAACGCCCTCTAAACATTTGCAAGCATTGCCATCAAGCAGTCCAGATGAAAAGCCCGCAGAGCCAACGGTGGCGCCGTCGATCACCGAACCCGTGGCAGTGGCGCCTGCTTCTGATAAACCGGCAGAACGCGTCGTTGAAAAGCCTAAACAAGCCAAGGCTGGTCAAAAGATCATCACTATTGCGGTTGATGCGGGTCATGGTGGCGAAGATCCTGGGGCGCGCGGCTCGAATGGCAGCCATGAAAAAAACATCACCTTGGCAATTGCCCGCAAACTTAAGCAGCAGATAGATGCTGAAGAAAATATGCAGGCAATCTTAATTCGCGATGGGGACTACTTTGTGCCGCTAGGCGATCGCGTAAAAAAAGCCAGGGCGGCAAAAGTCGATTTGTTTATTTCTATCCATGCGGATTCTTTCGTCAACAGCACCGCGAAGGGATCATCGGTGTTTGCCTTGTCAGAAAGAGGTGCCACCAGCGCCAGCGCACGTTATCTGGCGAAAAAAGAAAACGCGGTGGATTTAATTGGAGGTGTCTCGCTGGACACCCGCGACATGGACCTTGCGCGCACCTTGCTCGATTTATCGCAAACCGCAACCATCCACGATAGTATTCGGATGGGTAAAGCGGTGTTGGGGCGTATTTCTAAGATCAACACCCTGCATTCAAAATATGTCGAGCAGGCCGCATTTGCGGTGTTGAAGTCACCTGATATTCCATCCATTTTGGTTGAAACCGCGTTTATCAGCAACCCAGACGAAGAAGCGCGCTTGAATGATGATGCCTACCAAGATAAATTGGTGAATGCGATCTTGTCAGGCATAAAGTCTTATGTCGCAACCAACCCTTCATTTGCAAAAAAATAA
- a CDS encoding helicase-related protein has protein sequence MFTSQFQQYLSRFTLARQLGRQHHFFVGPTNSGKTYQALETLRKAESGVYLAPLRLLAMEVRDRLMEAGVPCNLVTGEERVMVPGAKHTASTIEMLRPDMAVAVAVIDEIQMLMDADRGSAWTAALVGVPAKQVFICGANSVTESCTRVLDRLGEPYTLTHLQRMTPLLIEAGSICGQRYHASTLRQALQTGDAIIAFSRKDVLTLAARIRQWGFHVATIYGALSPEVRRGESARFASGEAQILVATDAIGMGLNLPIRRVIFANIDKFDGVASRPLNATEMRQIAGRAGRHGLYDTGYVTVLEDDEQWHLQAMLALDDTVPIFALPIAMEGADIETLSQKIPTWRIAECVAYLQNLHQRPSSAQPFQYQITPIQYQQALLIDEVAPKLSMRDKYRLLCAPLAIQVPIARDYFLQCVQAVASQQIRSLPTMPDWLYGQHAQHLAQAELICQHLSLYSWLSYQYPLVFPDRDLIDDARKTLNAYISRALRMQAGYGKTQRETALMPNR, from the coding sequence ATGTTCACCAGCCAATTTCAGCAATATTTATCGCGTTTCACCCTTGCACGTCAATTGGGCCGTCAGCATCATTTTTTTGTGGGCCCGACCAACTCTGGTAAAACCTATCAAGCCCTGGAGACCTTGCGCAAAGCCGAGTCTGGGGTCTATCTTGCGCCATTACGATTATTGGCAATGGAGGTGCGCGACCGCCTGATGGAAGCCGGGGTGCCATGCAACTTGGTCACAGGGGAAGAGCGCGTTATGGTGCCTGGGGCCAAACATACCGCCTCTACCATTGAAATGCTGCGACCAGATATGGCGGTCGCGGTCGCCGTCATTGATGAAATCCAGATGCTGATGGACGCAGACCGCGGTAGTGCCTGGACCGCCGCTTTAGTCGGGGTGCCTGCCAAGCAAGTGTTTATTTGCGGTGCCAACAGCGTGACTGAAAGCTGCACACGGGTGCTGGATCGCTTAGGCGAACCCTACACGCTTACGCATTTACAGCGCATGACGCCGTTACTCATCGAGGCAGGCAGTATTTGCGGCCAACGCTACCATGCATCCACTTTGCGCCAAGCCTTACAAACCGGAGATGCCATCATCGCCTTCAGTCGCAAGGATGTGCTCACCTTGGCGGCCCGTATTCGACAGTGGGGATTTCACGTAGCGACCATTTATGGCGCGCTGTCGCCAGAAGTGCGTCGTGGGGAGTCTGCGCGCTTTGCCAGCGGTGAGGCACAAATATTGGTGGCAACAGACGCGATCGGCATGGGGCTTAATTTGCCAATCCGCCGCGTGATCTTTGCCAATATCGATAAATTTGATGGCGTTGCCTCGAGACCGCTGAATGCCACCGAAATGCGCCAGATTGCAGGCCGCGCTGGCCGGCACGGTTTGTATGACACAGGCTATGTTACGGTGCTTGAAGATGACGAGCAATGGCATTTACAAGCCATGCTGGCGCTCGATGATACGGTCCCCATTTTCGCCCTGCCCATTGCCATGGAAGGGGCTGATATTGAGACCCTTAGCCAGAAAATACCCACTTGGCGCATCGCAGAGTGTGTGGCGTATTTGCAAAACCTGCATCAGCGTCCATCCAGCGCACAGCCTTTTCAATACCAAATCACCCCCATCCAATACCAACAAGCCTTGTTGATTGACGAGGTCGCTCCCAAACTCAGTATGCGAGACAAATACCGCCTGCTATGCGCACCACTAGCGATACAAGTGCCGATTGCACGTGATTATTTTTTGCAATGCGTACAAGCTGTCGCTTCGCAACAAATAAGATCTTTGCCTACCATGCCAGATTGGCTTTATGGACAACACGCACAGCACTTAGCGCAGGCAGAGCTTATTTGCCAGCATTTAAGCTTGTATAGCTGGCTGTCTTATCAATATCCTCTAGTGTTTCCTGACCGAGACTTGATAGACGATGCAAGAAAAACACTCAACGCTTACATCAGCCGGGCGCTACGCATGCAGGCCGGCTATGGCAAAACACAACGCGAGACGGCGTTGATGCCTAATCGCTAA
- the mutL gene encoding DNA mismatch repair endonuclease MutL, which translates to MKIQLLPDQLISQIAAGEVVERPASALKELLENSVDAGSTQVQVTLQQGGMKLLKVTDNGHGIAKEDLELALTRHATSKIQSLEDLEQVGSLGFRGEALASIASISRTLLTSRQAAANHAWQIAVEGTQGHTISPAALDAGTIVEVHDLYFNTPARRKFLKTENTEFGHCEDAFTRVALSRPNVGFLLQHNGKAITRLAANTPQQRITDILGNEFAAQSVWLEEDSGGLRLWGMTASPTYQRHSRDSQYVFVNGRFVRDKLIAHAIKQAYQDVLHGDKHPAFVLFLELDPALVDVNVHPAKTEVRFRESQAVHRFIFHSLHKALGKTSAEIQASQPVQAPFNPFRPANGSMLNMPHEQVEMALQSRPAFGGYNQPSVSNGAALAQQFYGQLYGDLNTDPTATDRGQGRAALASLPDTSELPTTLADNVPQQYPLGFALGQLHGIYILAQNLQGMVVVDMHAAHERIMYERLKLAMSEQAIATQPLLIPMSFYAEKVEVATLQSLQGSDTLQQLGFDMATLSPTTIAIRAVPSLLQDSDAVALARAVLRDLHTYGASRVLVERQNEVLGTMACHAAVRANRQLTITEMNALLRDMETTERSGQCNHGRPTWFQVSLPDLDKMFMRGQ; encoded by the coding sequence ATGAAAATCCAATTATTACCCGACCAACTCATTTCACAAATCGCCGCCGGCGAGGTGGTTGAGCGTCCAGCCTCGGCACTTAAAGAACTACTTGAAAATAGTGTGGATGCAGGCAGCACACAAGTGCAGGTGACTTTGCAACAAGGTGGCATGAAGTTACTCAAGGTGACTGACAATGGGCACGGTATCGCTAAAGAGGATCTTGAACTCGCGCTGACGCGCCACGCGACCAGTAAGATTCAGAGCCTTGAAGACTTAGAACAGGTGGGGAGTCTGGGTTTTCGCGGCGAAGCACTCGCCAGTATCGCCTCAATTTCACGTACGCTATTGACCAGCCGCCAAGCGGCTGCCAATCATGCCTGGCAAATTGCAGTGGAAGGCACACAGGGGCACACGATCAGCCCCGCGGCGCTGGATGCGGGAACCATCGTTGAAGTGCATGATTTATACTTTAATACACCGGCCCGGCGTAAGTTTTTAAAAACCGAGAATACGGAGTTTGGACATTGTGAGGATGCCTTTACCCGCGTGGCATTATCACGTCCGAATGTTGGTTTTTTATTGCAACATAATGGCAAAGCGATCACTCGACTTGCGGCGAATACGCCGCAACAGCGCATCACTGATATCCTCGGTAACGAGTTTGCTGCACAAAGTGTTTGGCTTGAAGAGGACAGCGGCGGCCTGCGTCTGTGGGGCATGACGGCCTCACCGACTTACCAGCGTCATAGCCGGGATAGTCAGTATGTATTCGTAAATGGTCGCTTTGTGCGGGATAAACTGATCGCCCATGCGATTAAACAAGCCTACCAAGATGTGTTGCATGGTGACAAACATCCGGCTTTTGTGCTTTTTTTAGAGCTCGATCCTGCCCTGGTCGATGTGAATGTGCACCCGGCCAAAACCGAGGTCCGCTTTCGTGAGTCGCAAGCGGTGCATCGCTTTATTTTTCATAGTCTACACAAAGCCTTGGGTAAAACCTCGGCTGAAATCCAAGCGAGTCAGCCGGTTCAAGCGCCATTTAATCCGTTCCGGCCTGCCAATGGGTCTATGTTGAATATGCCGCATGAACAGGTTGAAATGGCCTTACAAAGCCGCCCAGCCTTTGGCGGCTACAATCAACCCAGTGTGAGCAATGGCGCGGCGTTGGCGCAGCAGTTTTATGGTCAACTGTATGGTGATTTAAATACCGATCCAACTGCAACAGATCGGGGGCAAGGCCGTGCGGCGTTGGCCTCGCTGCCAGACACCTCCGAATTGCCAACGACGCTCGCGGATAACGTACCGCAACAATATCCGTTGGGGTTTGCCTTGGGCCAATTGCATGGCATCTATATACTTGCCCAAAATCTACAGGGGATGGTCGTGGTGGATATGCATGCCGCCCATGAGCGCATCATGTACGAGCGATTAAAATTAGCCATGAGCGAGCAGGCGATAGCAACGCAGCCATTGTTGATTCCGATGAGTTTTTATGCCGAAAAAGTGGAAGTGGCAACTTTGCAAAGCTTGCAAGGGAGCGATACGCTTCAACAGCTTGGATTTGATATGGCAACCTTGTCACCGACGACCATTGCGATCCGTGCCGTTCCGAGTTTGTTGCAAGATTCGGATGCCGTGGCGCTCGCCCGGGCCGTGCTGCGTGATTTGCATACTTATGGCGCCAGTCGTGTATTGGTTGAGCGTCAGAACGAAGTATTAGGCACTATGGCGTGCCATGCGGCGGTGCGCGCTAACAGGCAACTGACGATCACCGAAATGAATGCGCTATTACGCGATATGGAGACCACGGAACGCAGTGGTCAGTGCAATCACGGCAGGCCAACCTGGTTTCAGGTCAGCTTGCCGGATCTTGATAAAATGTTTATGCGCGGCCAGTAA
- a CDS encoding ester cyclase, whose product MRWSKHVIRAVIFTTLLMKGTTVMAQDNIQQNKQLLAEFANAVFVQKDLRKLPNYMQPAYIQHNPLVPQGLAGFEQFFSDWFKAVPDWHYQLEKLVAEGDTVWAYGVYSGTQTGDWLGIPATGKPYRIHAVDIFRIEQGRLAEHWDVLDTYGLFKQLGVIQ is encoded by the coding sequence ATGAGATGGAGTAAACACGTCATCCGTGCAGTGATTTTTACCACGTTATTAATGAAAGGCACCACCGTCATGGCACAAGATAATATTCAACAAAACAAACAATTATTGGCCGAGTTTGCAAATGCTGTATTTGTGCAAAAGGACCTGCGCAAGCTGCCAAACTACATGCAACCGGCTTATATTCAACACAACCCGCTGGTGCCGCAAGGATTAGCCGGTTTCGAGCAGTTTTTTTCGGATTGGTTTAAGGCCGTGCCAGACTGGCACTATCAACTCGAAAAACTGGTGGCTGAAGGCGATACGGTCTGGGCGTATGGCGTCTACTCCGGTACACAAACCGGCGATTGGTTAGGAATCCCAGCGACGGGCAAACCCTATCGCATTCATGCGGTGGATATATTTAGGATTGAACAAGGCAGACTGGCCGAACATTGGGATGTGCTGGACACCTATGGCTTGTTCAAGCAATTAGGCGTGATTCAATAA
- a CDS encoding winged helix-turn-helix transcriptional regulator, with the protein MNEYTDTALQITKSWNAYQAACPTRLMLNRIADKWTVLVLGLLALETKRFSLLQREIGGISQKMLTQTLRGLERDGLVLRTVYPEVPPRVEYSITPLGQTLVGLLAELRRWSETHIEAVLQAQQAYDQQAHAATDQEISGIRRIRF; encoded by the coding sequence ATGAATGAATATACCGATACGGCGTTGCAGATCACGAAAAGTTGGAACGCTTATCAGGCCGCCTGTCCAACCCGGCTGATGCTCAACAGAATTGCAGATAAATGGACTGTGTTGGTATTAGGTTTGCTCGCACTCGAAACCAAGCGGTTCAGCCTTTTGCAACGCGAGATCGGCGGAATCTCGCAAAAGATGCTGACACAAACTCTGCGGGGTCTCGAACGAGATGGACTGGTGCTGAGGACGGTGTATCCTGAAGTGCCGCCTAGAGTGGAGTACAGTATTACCCCTTTAGGGCAGACCTTGGTCGGGTTGTTGGCAGAATTAAGGCGATGGTCAGAGACCCATATTGAAGCGGTGTTACAGGCGCAACAGGCCTACGATCAGCAGGCGCATGCTGCCACTGACCAAGAGATCAGTGGGATTAGACGCATTCGATTTTGA
- a CDS encoding SAM-dependent methyltransferase produces MAAGTLYFIPVPLTEDTSPQQVVPTEVVQQLHRLRHFIVENEKTARHFLAASGHPGPMRELALSVLSKDTPNKELSKLLQPLQQGIDVGLMSEAGCPGIADPGAALAAVAHHKGIRVVPLIGPSSLLLSLMASGLNGQRFSFLGYLPSDKVERIKTIKGIEFDSRKQQATQLFIETPYRNQHVLEDLISQLQPQTRLCVACNLTAQDEMIVTKTVADWNKSPLPDIHKKPTVFLLLA; encoded by the coding sequence ATGGCTGCCGGCACTTTATACTTTATTCCTGTTCCTCTTACTGAAGATACCTCACCACAACAGGTGGTGCCGACAGAGGTCGTGCAGCAACTACATCGCTTGCGCCATTTTATTGTCGAAAACGAAAAAACAGCGCGTCATTTCTTGGCCGCAAGTGGCCACCCAGGGCCGATGCGCGAATTAGCCTTGTCGGTGCTGAGCAAGGACACCCCTAATAAAGAGCTATCAAAATTATTGCAGCCTTTGCAACAAGGGATTGATGTTGGATTAATGAGTGAAGCCGGTTGCCCGGGCATCGCCGATCCCGGTGCGGCACTCGCAGCGGTCGCACACCACAAGGGCATCCGGGTGGTCCCTTTGATTGGCCCAAGCAGTTTGTTGTTGAGCCTCATGGCGAGTGGGCTTAATGGCCAGCGTTTTTCCTTTCTGGGCTATTTACCCAGCGACAAGGTTGAGCGCATTAAAACCATCAAAGGCATTGAGTTTGATTCGCGAAAACAGCAAGCGACCCAACTGTTTATTGAGACGCCCTACCGTAATCAGCATGTGCTGGAAGACCTGATCAGCCAGCTGCAGCCGCAAACTCGCCTATGCGTGGCTTGCAATCTCACGGCGCAGGATGAAATGATTGTCACCAAAACCGTTGCCGATTGGAACAAGTCACCCTTGCCTGACATTCACAAAAAACCAACCGTATTTTTGTTGCTGGCTTAG